The Gadus macrocephalus chromosome 13, ASM3116895v1 genome includes a window with the following:
- the LOC132470742 gene encoding LOW QUALITY PROTEIN: copine-9-like (The sequence of the model RefSeq protein was modified relative to this genomic sequence to represent the inferred CDS: deleted 1 base in 1 codon) yields MSPYQMNAYAMALKAVGDIIQDYDSDKLFPAYGFGAKLPPDGKISHAFPLNSNTDDPNCVAIEGVLEAYFQSLRSVQLYGPTNFAPVINQVARCAADMTDGSQYFVLLMITDGVISDMDQTKEAVVNAAGLPMSIIIVGVGPAEFDAMEELDGDEVRVSSRGRSAERDIVQFVPFRDYIDRSGNQVLSMARLAKDVLAEIPDQLLSFMRSRAIEPRPAVPASGPSPTAQPPPPPPASAASLKEETHTPEIHLWMIVCVCDWVCVCVCVCVCVCVCVCVCVCVCVCVCVCVCVCVYVSVHACVCGCVCA; encoded by the exons ATGAGCCCGTACCAGATGAACGCGTACGCTATGGCCCTGAAGGCGGTGGGGGACATCATCCAGGACTACGACAGCGACAAGCTCTTCCCAGCCTATGGCTTCGGGGCCAAGCTGCCCCCAGACGGAAAGATCTCCCACGCCTTCCCCCtg AACTCCAACACGGATGACCCCAACTGCGTGGCCATCGAGGGCGTGCTGGAGGCCTACTTCCAGAGCCTGCGCAGTGTCCAGCTCTACGGACCCACCAACTTCGCCCCCGTCATCAACCAGGTGGCCAG GTGTGCTGCCGACATGACGGACGGCTCCCAGTACTTCGTGCTGCTGATGATCACGGACGGCGTGATCTCGGACATGGACCAGACCAAGGAAGCGGTGGTCAAT GCAGCCGGTCTACCGATGTCCATCATCATCGTGGGAGTGGGCCCTGCAGAATTTGACG CCATGGAGGAGCTGGACGGGGACGAGGTTAGAGTGTCCTCCAGGGGGCGCTCTGCTGAGAGAGACATCGTCCAG TTCGTGCCATTCCGGGACTACATCGACCGCTCCGGTAACCAGGTGCTGAGCATGGCGCGGCTGGCTAAAGATGTGCTGGCAGAGATCCCCGACCAGCTGCTCTCCTTCATGAGGAGCCGGGCCATCGAACCACGGCCTGCCGTTCCAGCCAGCGGC CCCAGTCCCACAGcacagccaccaccacctccaccagcatcaGCAGCATCGCTAAaggaagaaacacacacgcctGAAATACACCTGTGgatgatcgtgtgtgtgtgtgattgggtgtgtgtgtgtgtgtgtgtgtgtgtgtgtgtgtgtgtgtgtgtgtgtgtgtgtgtgtgtgtgtgtgtgtgtgtgtgtgtgtgtgtgtgtgtgtgtgtgtatgtgtctgtgcatgcttgtgtgtgtgggtgtgtgtgcgcatga